In Streptomyces sp. NBC_01231, the sequence ATCCCCCGTCGCCGATCTCGGAGACGTCAGTGAAGTCAGTGACCTCCGCGACATCCGCGGCCCGCTCTTCCCCACCCGGCGGCCCCTTCCCCGACTCCCGCCATTCCCCGGCGCGTTCGGCGAACAACGCCTGCGCCCTGCGGCGGAGCTCGTCGGCGGAGGCGTGCCGGTGTCGGGCGACGCCGCCGCGCGTGGGCGGACGGCGGTGACGGGTGCGGGTAGTGGTCCGTGCAGAGGCGCGGGTCCGACCGTCTGAGGTGGGTCCGCGTCCGGGGCCGCTGGTCGCCGTCGCTGTGCGTGAACGTGGTCGAAGTGCCATGTGCCGAGGATCTGACACCTCGCCACCATCGCGATGATCTTGGTCAATTCCCGGGGACTCCCGCCCGGTTGTGGAAAACTCCACCACCCACACGAGTGAACGACCCCACCGCACACCCATGCCTACGCACACGTCCACACCCGCGCCCGTGCCCGTGCCACCACTCCACGTAATCCGCCACTCCACCGGACACGCGCACACCCACCACACCCGGGCCCCGTCTCAGCGCGGTGAGACCACGACTCCCAGCAACCCGGGCCCCGTGTGCGCCCCGATCACGGCCCCGACCTCGCTCACATGCAGATCGGCGAGGCCCGGCACCCTCGCCCGCAACCGGTCCGCCAGGGCAGTAGCCCGGTCGGGGGCGGCGAGATGGTGGACGGCGATGTCGACCTGTGCGCTGCCGGCCCGGTCGGCCGCGATCTCCTCCAGCCGGGCGATGGCCTTCGACGCCGTCCGCACCTTCTCCAAGGGCTCGATCCGTCCGCCGCGCAGCTGCAGCAACGGCTTCACCGCGAGCGCCGACCCGAAGAGGGCCTGCGCGGCACCGATCCGGCCGCCGCGGCGCAGAAAGTCGAGGGTGTCGACATAGAAATACGCGGACGTGCCCGCCGCCCGTTTCTCCGCCGCCGTGACGGCCTCGTCCACCGTGCCACCCGCCTCCGCCGCCTCGGCCGCCGCGAGCGCGCAGAACCCGAGGGCCATCGCGACCATGCCGGTGTCCACCACCCGCACCGGCACCGGCGCTTCCCGCGCCGCTACGACCGCCGCGTCGTGCGTACCGGAGAGTTCGGCGGACAGGTGCAGGGAGACGATGCCGGTGGCGCCGGACTCGGCGACCCTGCGGTAGGTCTCGGCGAACACCTGGGGGCTGGGCCGCGAAGTGGTGACGGGCCGTCGCTTCTGGAGGGCCTGGGCCAGGGAGCGGGTCGAGATCTCGGTGCCCTCTTCGAGCGCCTGGTCGCCGAGGACCACGATCAGGGGAACCGCGGTGATGCCGTGCCGCTCCATCGTCCGTTGCGGCAGGTAGGCCGTTGAATCGGTGACGATCGCGACATGGCGGGACATGAGCTGGAGGTTACCTGCCGTAGCGGGCACGCGGCAGCCCGGCCCCTCCCACCTGGGCACCCGTGTGCGGGATCAAGTCGTGCTCTCGGGGCGGGGCTTCTTCTGCCAGGGGTACGTGGGGCGCGGGCCCGGCGGGGTGATCGCGGGCCGCTCCGACTCCTCGGTGGTGCCGGCGCGGGGAGTCTCGGGCCAGGTCTGCTGAGCCGTGGTCCCGTCGGCGGTCCGGGCCTCGGGCCACGGGGGCGACGGTGTGGCGGTCGTGGGTTCCGTGGTCGTCCAGTGCCGCAGCGCGCCCGCCTCCACGTCGATCTGCGTGCTCAGCGAGTCCAGGTCGTCGTCGGCGAAACGGCGGGCTCGGTCGCGGGTTGCCCAGCGCAGTGAGTCCGCCGACTTGATGATGCGCTCGGTGCGCTCGCGCAGCCCGGGCAGCCGCTCGGCGAGCGTGGTCCGGTCGGGCTCGGACTCCAGGCGCCTGAGTTCGCCGTCCAGTTCGTGTCCGTGCGCGCTGAGCCGCTCGAAGAGGCCGAGGGACTCCTTGAGGGACTCGTCCTCGGTCACCCCCGCGCGCAGCGCCTCCTGGGTGGCGCGCATCGACGTGCGCAGCTTCAGCCGCAGCTGGGCGATCTCGCCCGCCGCACCGAACTGGGTGAAGGACTTGGCCCGCAGCGTGTGGTCCTCGACCGTGCGGCGGGCCTGGGTGAGGGTGCGGTCCACTCCGCGCTTGGCGGCGCCGACCACTTTCACCGTGGCATAGACGCCGAGCGCCACGAAGAGCACGAAGAGCAGGGCGATTACTGCGATCACTGCTTCCACCAGCTCCTCCTCGACCGGCCTCGGCGCACTCCGCGCTTCTCTTCAACGGTAAACGCAACAGGCAGGCCCGGAGTTCCAGAAAAACCCCGAACCTGCCCGTAGGGGACGACCCCTATACGCTCACTCCCCGCCCGGCGGACGAACGCCGGCATCACTCATGAACGCCGACATCAGCCACGTGGCCCAGCCGAAACGACCGCCTACGCCGGAACGATGTTCACCAGCTTCGGCGCCCGCACGATCACCTTGCGGATCCCCGCCCCGTCCAGCGCCGCCACGACCTTGTCGTCGGCCAGGGCGGCCTTCTCCAGCTCGTCGTCGGAGATGGACGGCGAGACCTCCAGGCGGGCCTTGACCTTGCCCTTGACCTGGACCACACAGGTCACGGTCTCGTCCACGACGTAGGCAGGGTCGGCGACCGGGAAGTCCCGGTGCACGACCGAGCCGGTGTGGCCCAGCCTGCGCCACAGTTCCTCGGCGATGTGCGGGGCCAGCGGCGCGACCAGCAGCACCAGCGGCTCGGCCACGGACCGCGGCACCGCCCCGCCCGCCTTGGTCAGGTGGTTGTTCAGTTCGGTGATCTTGGCGATGGCGGTGTTGAACCGCATGCCCTCCAGGTCCTGGCGCACCCCGTCGATCGCCTTGTGCAGGGCACGCAGGGTGTCCTCGTCGGCCTCGGCGTCCACGACGGTCGGCTCACCGGTCGCCTCGTCGACGATGTTGCGCCACAGCCGCTGCAGCAGCCGGAACTGGCCGACCACCGCGCGCGTGTCCCACGGCCGGGACACGTCCAGCGGGCCCATCGCCATCTCGTACAGACGCAGCGTGTCGGCGCCGTACTCGGCGCAGATCTCGTCCGGAGTGACCGCGTTCTTCAGGGACTTGCCCATCTTGCCCAGCAGCCGGGAGACCTTCTCGCCCTGGTAGTAGTACGCGCCGTCGCGCTCCTCCACCTCGGCGGCCGGGACAGCGATACCCCTGCTGTCGCGGTAGACGAAGGCCTGGATCATGCCCTGGTTGAACAGCTTGTGGAAGGGCTCGACCGAGGAGACGTGCCCCAGGTCGAACAGCACCTTGGACCAGAAGCGCGCGTACAGCAGGTGCAGCACGGCGTGCTCGGCGCCGCCGACGTACAGGTCGACACCGCCGTGCGGCTGACCCTCGCGCGGGCCCATCCAGTACTGCTCGATCTCCGGGTCGACCAGCTTCTGGTCGTTGTGCGGGTCCAGGTAGCGCAGCTCGTACCAGCAGGAACCGGCCCAGTTGGGCATGGTGTTGGTCTCACGACGGTACTTGCGCGGGCCGCGTCCGTCGCCCAGGTCCAGGGTGACGTCCACCCAGTCCTCGTTGCGGGACAGCGGGGTCTCGGGCTGGGTGTCGGCGTCGTCCGGGTCGAAGGTGCGCGGCGAGTAGTCCTCGACCTCCGGCAGCTCCAGCGGCAGCATCGACTCGGGCAGAGGGTGGGCGATGCCCTCCTCGTCGTAGACGATCGGGAAGGGCTCGCCCCAGTAGCGCTGCCTGCTGAACAGCCAGTCACGCAGC encodes:
- a CDS encoding DegV family protein, translated to MSRHVAIVTDSTAYLPQRTMERHGITAVPLIVVLGDQALEEGTEISTRSLAQALQKRRPVTTSRPSPQVFAETYRRVAESGATGIVSLHLSAELSGTHDAAVVAAREAPVPVRVVDTGMVAMALGFCALAAAEAAEAGGTVDEAVTAAEKRAAGTSAYFYVDTLDFLRRGGRIGAAQALFGSALAVKPLLQLRGGRIEPLEKVRTASKAIARLEEIAADRAGSAQVDIAVHHLAAPDRATALADRLRARVPGLADLHVSEVGAVIGAHTGPGLLGVVVSPR